The Oxalobacteraceae bacterium OTU3CINTB1 genome includes a window with the following:
- a CDS encoding DUF1349 domain-containing protein — protein sequence MSDTPLHETFADTMLSPRLQWHCEPAHWQVDYAANSLRIHTDAATDFWQRTHYGFQVDNGHFLNLQAEGDFVLTTKVTSRPAHQYDQAGLMVRLSSGCWLKTSVEFEPDGDNRLGVVVTNGHYSDWSTQPLAKDIDTVWFRVRAEANDCIVESSLDGEQWTQIRMAHLHERAGAESVACGLYACSPNESGFEAEFSFLSFIPGRI from the coding sequence ATGAGCGACACCCCGCTGCACGAAACCTTCGCCGACACCATGCTCAGCCCAAGGCTGCAATGGCATTGCGAGCCTGCCCACTGGCAGGTGGACTACGCTGCAAATAGCCTGCGCATCCACACCGACGCCGCCACCGACTTCTGGCAGCGCACCCATTACGGCTTCCAGGTCGACAACGGCCACTTTCTGAACCTGCAGGCCGAAGGCGACTTCGTGCTGACGACCAAGGTCACCTCGCGCCCGGCGCACCAGTACGACCAGGCCGGGCTGATGGTGCGGCTGTCGTCCGGTTGCTGGCTCAAGACCTCGGTCGAGTTCGAGCCGGACGGCGACAACCGCCTCGGCGTCGTCGTCACCAACGGCCATTATTCCGACTGGTCGACCCAGCCGCTGGCCAAGGACATCGACACCGTCTGGTTCCGCGTGCGCGCCGAGGCCAACGACTGCATCGTCGAATCGTCGCTCGACGGCGAGCAGTGGACGCAAATCCGCATGGCCCACCTGCACGAGCGCGCCGGCGCCGAGTCGGTCGCCTGCGGGCTGTACGCCTGCAGTCCCAACGAGTCCGGCTTCGAAGCGGAGTTCTCTTTCCTCAGCTTCATTCCTGGGCGCATCTGA
- a CDS encoding aspartate/glutamate racemase family protein gives MKTIGLIGGMSWESTVPYYRQVNQTVKEHLGGLHSAKVVLVSVDFHDVEKLQRAGDWDAAGALLADAARSLQAAGADFIVLCTNTMHKVAPAIEAAAGIPLFHIADPTAAAIKAAGHTRIGLLGTRFTMEQAFYKDRLRALHGLEVIVPEADERDIVHRIIYEELCLGNVVEASRGDYRRIIAALVERGAQAIILGCTEISLLIAQADAAVPLFDTTAIHARKAAEFALGLPPDTTEKK, from the coding sequence ATGAAGACCATCGGCCTCATTGGCGGCATGAGCTGGGAATCGACGGTGCCGTACTACCGGCAAGTGAATCAAACAGTCAAGGAGCATTTGGGCGGGCTGCACTCGGCCAAGGTCGTGCTCGTTAGCGTCGACTTCCATGACGTGGAGAAGTTACAGCGGGCCGGCGACTGGGACGCGGCCGGCGCGCTGCTGGCCGACGCCGCCCGCTCGCTGCAGGCCGCCGGCGCCGACTTCATCGTGCTGTGCACTAACACCATGCACAAGGTCGCGCCGGCCATCGAAGCGGCCGCTGGCATTCCGCTGTTCCACATCGCCGACCCCACGGCCGCCGCCATCAAGGCCGCCGGCCACACCAGGATCGGCCTGCTCGGCACGCGCTTCACGATGGAGCAGGCGTTCTACAAGGACCGGCTGCGCGCGTTGCACGGCCTGGAGGTGATCGTCCCCGAAGCGGACGAACGCGACATCGTGCACCGGATCATCTACGAAGAACTCTGCCTCGGCAACGTCGTCGAGGCCTCGCGCGGCGACTACCGCCGAATCATCGCCGCGCTGGTGGAGCGGGGCGCGCAGGCCATCATTTTGGGTTGCACCGAGATCTCGCTGCTGATCGCCCAGGCCGACGCGGCCGTGCCGCTGTTCGACACCACCGCCATCCACGCCCGCAAGGCCGCCGAGTTCGCGCTCGGCCTTCCACCCGACACCACGGAGAAAAAATGA
- a CDS encoding L,D-transpeptidase, with translation MAAATPVTAANPAAGGHDLLRAQVLLDRAHFSSGEIDGSKGSNLRKAVIGFQKLHQLPLTGVLDTATWAVLSTDTAPVLDVYTVTAGDAAGPYRPVPATMADKAKLPALGYASMAEALGEKFHSSPELLRRLNPGKSFTRAGEQLLVPNVMSAKPLPKATSILVDAGDGTLTLLDAGGMPIAQFPASTGSAHDPLPEGRWEVRGIAPNPEYRYNPKLFWDAKAGDTAARIPAGPNNPVGAVWIQLSKPHYGIHGTPEPGKIGKTQSHGCIRLTNWDVQTVARAISRGAVVLLQG, from the coding sequence ATCGCCGCCGCAACCCCTGTCACCGCAGCCAACCCCGCCGCCGGCGGCCACGACCTGCTGCGCGCGCAAGTGCTGCTCGACCGCGCCCATTTCTCGTCCGGCGAAATCGACGGCAGCAAGGGCAGCAACCTGCGCAAGGCCGTCATCGGTTTCCAGAAACTGCACCAGTTGCCGCTGACCGGCGTGCTCGACACGGCCACCTGGGCCGTGCTATCGACCGACACCGCGCCCGTGCTCGACGTCTACACCGTCACCGCCGGGGACGCGGCTGGCCCCTACCGGCCGGTGCCGGCTACGATGGCCGACAAGGCCAAGCTGCCGGCGCTCGGTTACGCCAGCATGGCCGAGGCGCTGGGCGAAAAATTCCACAGCAGCCCGGAGCTGCTGCGCCGCCTCAATCCCGGCAAATCGTTCACCCGCGCGGGCGAGCAACTGCTGGTGCCGAACGTGATGTCGGCCAAGCCGCTGCCCAAAGCGACCTCGATCCTGGTCGACGCCGGCGACGGCACCTTGACCCTGCTCGACGCCGGCGGCATGCCGATCGCGCAATTCCCGGCCAGCACCGGCAGCGCCCACGACCCGCTGCCGGAGGGGCGCTGGGAAGTGCGCGGCATCGCCCCCAACCCCGAATACCGCTACAACCCCAAGCTGTTCTGGGACGCCAAGGCCGGCGACACCGCCGCCCGCATCCCGGCCGGCCCCAACAACCCGGTCGGCGCTGTCTGGATCCAGCTGAGCAAGCCGCACTACGGCATCCACGGCACGCCGGAGCCGGGCAAGATCGGCAAGACCCAGTCGCACGGCTGCATCCGCCTGACCAACTGGGACGTCCAGACGGTGGCGCGGGCCATCTCGCGCGGCGCGGTGGTGTTGTTGCAAGGTTAG
- the ftsB gene encoding cell division protein FtsB yields the protein MRLITLALAVLLLLIQYPLWLGKGGWLRVADLEAQVGTAHKKNAELLARNAKLDSEVRDLKDGTGAVEERARYELSMIKQNEIFIQIVGKGQAAPPVPLAAPPAPPADH from the coding sequence ATGCGCCTGATCACCCTCGCCCTGGCAGTGTTGCTGCTGCTGATACAGTACCCGCTCTGGCTGGGGAAGGGCGGCTGGCTGCGCGTGGCCGATCTCGAAGCGCAAGTGGGCACGGCGCATAAAAAAAACGCCGAACTGCTGGCCCGCAACGCCAAGCTCGACTCCGAAGTGCGCGACCTCAAGGACGGCACCGGCGCCGTCGAAGAACGCGCCCGCTACGAGCTCAGCATGATCAAACAAAACGAAATCTTCATCCAGATCGTCGGCAAAGGACAAGCCGCGCCGCCGGTGCCGCTGGCCGCCCCACCAGCCCCGCCAGCCGACCACTAA
- the kdsA gene encoding 3-deoxy-8-phosphooctulonate synthase translates to MKLCGFEAGLDQPFFLIAGTCVIESRQMAFDTAGALKEMTAALGIPFIYKSSFDKANRSSGTSYRGPGRDKGLEILGDVKRELGVPVLTDVHSIDEIAEVSAVVDVLQTPAFLCRQTDFITACAQSGLPVNIKKGQFLAPHDMKNVIDKARAAAKAKGLPDDVFMACERGASFGYNNLVSDMRSLAIMRESNCPVVFDATHSVQLPGGNGTSSGGMREMVPVLSRAAVAVGVAGLFMETHPNPAEALSDGPNAVPLGRMKELLSTLIELDRITKKAGFLETSFN, encoded by the coding sequence ATGAAACTTTGTGGCTTCGAAGCCGGCCTCGATCAGCCGTTCTTCCTGATCGCCGGCACCTGCGTGATCGAATCGCGCCAGATGGCGTTCGACACCGCCGGCGCGTTGAAGGAAATGACGGCCGCGCTGGGCATCCCGTTCATCTACAAGTCGTCGTTCGACAAGGCCAACCGGTCGTCGGGCACCTCGTATCGCGGTCCCGGCCGCGACAAGGGCCTGGAAATCCTCGGCGACGTCAAGCGCGAGCTGGGCGTGCCGGTCCTGACCGACGTCCACTCGATCGACGAGATCGCCGAGGTGTCGGCCGTGGTCGACGTGTTGCAGACGCCGGCCTTCCTGTGCCGCCAGACCGATTTCATCACGGCCTGCGCGCAGTCCGGCCTGCCGGTCAACATCAAGAAGGGCCAGTTCCTGGCCCCGCACGACATGAAAAACGTCATCGACAAAGCACGCGCAGCCGCCAAGGCCAAGGGCTTGCCGGACGACGTCTTCATGGCGTGCGAGCGCGGCGCCTCGTTCGGCTACAACAACCTGGTGTCCGACATGCGTTCGCTGGCCATCATGCGCGAATCGAACTGCCCGGTCGTGTTCGACGCCACCCACTCGGTGCAATTGCCGGGTGGTAACGGCACCTCGTCGGGCGGCATGCGCGAGATGGTGCCGGTGCTGTCGCGCGCGGCTGTTGCCGTCGGCGTGGCCGGCCTGTTCATGGAAACCCACCCGAACCCGGCCGAGGCGCTGTCGGACGGCCCCAACGCCGTGCCGCTGGGCCGCATGAAGGAACTGCTGTCGACCCTGATCGAGCTGGACCGCATCACCAAAAAAGCCGGTTTCCTGGAAACTAGCTTCAACTAA
- the eno gene encoding phosphopyruvate hydratase gives MSAIVDIIGREIIDSRGNPTVECDVLLESGVMGRAAVPSGASTGSREAIELRDGDPKRYFGKGVLQACENINTEISEAIMGLDANEQAFLDRTLIDLDGTENKGRLGANAMLAVSMAVAKAAAEEAGLPLYRYFGGSGAMQLPVPMMNVINGGAHADNNLDIQEFMIIPVGAPSFKEAVRYGAEVFHTLKKILHKKGLSTAVGDEGGFAPSLANHEEAIKLIIQAIEEAGYEPGTQIALGLDCAASEFYKNGKYELEGEGLSLTATEFTNLLATWCDKYPIISIEDAMHEGDWDGWAILTKELGKKIQLVGDDLYVTNTKILKEGISKGIANSILIKINQIGTLTETFAAIEMAKRAGYTAVISHRSGETEDSTIADIAVGLNALQIKTGSMSRSDRMAKYNQLLRIEEDLGDIASYPGRDAFYNLK, from the coding sequence ATGAGTGCTATTGTTGATATTATCGGCCGTGAAATTATCGATTCGCGCGGCAATCCGACCGTCGAATGCGACGTCCTGCTCGAATCGGGCGTCATGGGCCGCGCCGCCGTGCCATCGGGCGCCTCGACCGGTTCGCGCGAAGCGATCGAACTGCGCGACGGCGATCCGAAGCGTTACTTCGGCAAGGGCGTGCTGCAAGCCTGCGAAAATATCAACACCGAAATCTCGGAAGCGATCATGGGCCTCGACGCCAATGAGCAAGCCTTCCTGGACCGCACCCTGATCGATCTGGACGGCACCGAAAACAAAGGCCGCCTGGGCGCCAACGCCATGCTGGCCGTGTCGATGGCCGTGGCCAAGGCCGCGGCGGAAGAAGCCGGCCTGCCGCTGTACCGCTACTTCGGCGGCTCGGGCGCGATGCAACTGCCGGTGCCGATGATGAACGTCATCAACGGCGGCGCCCACGCCGACAACAACCTGGACATCCAGGAATTCATGATCATCCCGGTCGGCGCCCCGTCGTTCAAAGAAGCCGTGCGCTACGGCGCCGAGGTATTCCACACCCTCAAAAAGATCCTGCACAAGAAGGGCCTGAGCACGGCCGTCGGCGACGAAGGCGGCTTCGCCCCATCGCTGGCCAACCATGAGGAAGCCATCAAGCTGATCATCCAGGCCATCGAAGAAGCCGGCTACGAGCCTGGCACCCAGATCGCGCTGGGCCTGGACTGCGCCGCCTCCGAGTTCTACAAGAACGGCAAGTATGAACTGGAAGGCGAGGGCCTGTCCCTGACGGCCACCGAGTTCACCAACCTGCTGGCGACCTGGTGCGACAAGTACCCGATCATCTCGATCGAAGACGCGATGCACGAAGGCGATTGGGACGGCTGGGCCATCCTGACCAAGGAACTGGGCAAGAAAATCCAGCTGGTGGGCGACGACCTGTACGTCACCAACACCAAGATCCTCAAGGAAGGCATCTCGAAGGGCATCGCCAACTCGATCCTGATCAAGATCAACCAGATCGGCACCCTGACCGAAACCTTCGCCGCCATCGAAATGGCCAAGCGCGCCGGCTACACGGCCGTCATCTCGCACCGTTCGGGCGAGACCGAGGACTCGACCATCGCCGACATCGCCGTTGGCCTGAACGCGCTGCAGATCAAGACCGGCTCGATGTCGCGTTCGGACCGCATGGCGAAATACAACCAGCTGCTGCGCATCGAGGAAGACCTGGGCGACATCGCATCCTATCCTGGCCGCGACGCGTTCTACAACCTGAAGTAA
- a CDS encoding glutathione S-transferase — translation MKLIGMLDSPYVRRVAVSLQLFGVPFEHQSLSVFRTFDQFRKINPVVKAPTLVTGDGTVLMDSTLILQYAETLATPERRLTPSDPAALLRSLRVLGLALAACDKGVQIVYERNVRPAEKLHQPWVERVTLQMLSAFDALEAEQRERPLILGGPGTEHGAIMTAITWHFMRQMLPELVAAENYPALDDLSRRAESLPQFAAAPHGDSTYSPN, via the coding sequence ATGAAACTGATCGGCATGCTCGACTCACCTTATGTCCGCCGCGTCGCCGTATCGCTGCAATTATTCGGCGTGCCGTTCGAACACCAGTCGCTGTCGGTGTTCCGCACCTTCGACCAATTCCGCAAGATCAATCCGGTGGTCAAGGCGCCGACCCTGGTGACCGGCGACGGCACCGTGCTGATGGACTCGACGCTGATCCTGCAATACGCCGAAACCCTGGCTACGCCGGAACGGCGCCTGACGCCATCCGACCCGGCAGCGCTGCTGCGCTCGCTGCGCGTGCTCGGGCTGGCCCTCGCCGCCTGCGACAAGGGGGTGCAAATCGTCTACGAACGCAACGTGCGCCCGGCCGAAAAGCTGCACCAGCCGTGGGTCGAACGGGTCACCCTGCAAATGCTGTCGGCCTTCGACGCGCTCGAAGCCGAGCAGCGCGAGAGGCCGCTGATCCTCGGTGGACCCGGCACGGAACATGGCGCGATCATGACCGCGATCACCTGGCACTTCATGCGGCAAATGCTGCCCGAGCTGGTGGCCGCCGAAAACTATCCAGCGCTGGACGACTTGTCGCGCCGCGCCGAGTCGCTGCCGCAATTTGCCGCCGCGCCGCA